The Chitinimonas arctica region AGATTGAGCAGCTGGGACTTGGCGGCGGAGATCATTTCCGTCCAGGCTTGCACTGCATCGGCAGCCCGAATCAGTACGCCATCGGCCAAGGCGTTCTCGCGCTCGACCTTGATGGCCTGGGCACGGGTTAAACGGGTCTTCTCGCTATTGAGGTCGCCCACGTCGCCATCGAGCTGGCCGTTCACATGGCGGATGTAGCCGGTCACACAGGCGACGAGTTCGTATTGCCCACGGGCGGCGGGCTTGGGGAGGATGTTCTCCTTGACCAGCTGCTGGACCCGACGCGGGGTCATATCCAGCAACTTGGCGAGGGTATCGACGGAAACTGTGGGCATGGGACTCCAAACGCTTCAAAACGAAACGGTTTGACGGGTAAATTCGTTTGGGCTGAACGCTACTGGAGCGGATAACGCAATTGGGAAAACTGCTGAAAGCCTTATGCCACAAGGCTTTGCGGGGAGCGGTGGGAGATGGTCTGCACAGCTAGGCCGATAGGAAACGAAACCGACGAAAAACTTGGTAACTAGCTGCAACGCGCGGGTATGCCGACCCGCAGGCGCCGGAGATCGGCAGGGACCCCGGCAGCTTGCTTACTCAAATATGATCAATATTGTTCTTTGAATTCAGCTACTTGCGAAATATTCTTGTTGAAGCGTTAGAGCCGCCGCTGCACAATGAGCTTCACTCGGCAGCTTTAAGGTTGGTTGCCGGCGTCGTGGTCCACCAAGTCTATTCAACTCGGCGAGGAGCATCTGATGGTTGAAGGCAAAGAAATGCACTACCCCGTAGATATCGGTATCAATGGGCAGAAATACACAGGAGCTTGCGACAACGTCAAGGCAGCGATGGAGGTGACGATTCCATACACCGGCAGTGCCCCTCAGGTGTTCATTGGCGACTTCGTGAATTTGCCATATGGTCCGTTCGAAATCACAGAGGTCGCAGATGTCCAGGGCGGAGGACACCTGGGCGGTCATCCCAACATGCTTATCTTGACTCTAAAAGCGTCGGCCTTCACTGAGCATACCCATCATTCGCATTTGGTCTACGAGGGGGCAGCCGCTACCTTCGTTCATACACGTGAGAAAAATTCAAGCACATAGGCCAATTGATCGGTTGGGCATTAATCCTCACCTCGCTTTACCAACCGTGCGGCGCGGAGCGCTCACCGAGCATTCCGCTTTCCATTTGAACTGGCGTAGGGTCAGTCGCTTACCTGGCCTCCAGAGCTGCCAGCATCGCGGCATAGGCATCGTATGGGTAACCAAACCAACCCTCGCAATAAGTGCTACGTTCAATTTCGCCGAAAGACGTGTGCCAAGTACTACTGAGCGGAAACACCCACCCAACGAGTCCCGTATCCTCAAACTGATCATGTGTGATGTCGATGATGTAGCCGGCAGCCTCGTACCAAGCATGATTACCTGACGCCAGCGTAGGGTGCTGCTCACCGCAGACGTACTCGCCGTTCAGTCCAAAATGCTCTTTTAATAGCCTGCCGATGAGGTTAGTCGCATCACCGCATGCGCCGATAGGGAATCTGTGAAACATCGACCCTGATCGAGTAGCCCATCCCTCCATCGCATTTCTACATGTACTAGCAAACTGAACAAGGTCAGCTTCTTTCATCGGGACAACGTTCCTTTGAACAACCTCAAGGTCCAGTAGCAACCGCAATCGCGAATTGCGCGTCAGCTGTATGTTAGGTGGTATGGCGACTAATCCTCGCTATGCACGGTGACATGACGCTGCCGCCGCACCGCTTCGGCGAGTGACTTTCGGGTCAGCCTAGCTTGCCCAGGAACACGGCCCGTTAGTAGCTTGCAGGCAAATCCGAAGAGCAGCGACGCGATCCAGAAAAAAAGTGCAAGACCAACAATCCACCACGCATTGACACCATTGGCAACATCCACGGCAATGGTGGCCCAGATGACACCGAGAACCACCCCAACTTGCAAGAGCGGCCCGAGCCATCCCCATGCAGTTTGAATCCAACCACACATATCTGATATGCGATTGCGTAAGAGTTCCGAGCTAAGTCTCTCGGCTCCAAATTGAAGCAGCTTGGATACGTGCTCTGCACCATCCAACTCTTCGGCAGGTATGCCGAGCGCGAGAGAAATCTCTTCAAGCACGGCCTTCCGATTGCGCTCACCCACCCAAGTAGCAAACATCATCACGCCCACGCTGAACGCAATGAGCACAACGATGGCTCCGACTATGTGAGCTAAGGCGATAAGGGCAGCCACGGGCGGTGCCTATATAGATTCATCGAGAATCAAGTCGATCTTGCGCTATTTATAGAAGATTCCTGATTGTTCTGTCAGATTGTCCCCACTTGCTGCGCGGCTGGCACACGAACCGGCTCGCACCCCGAGTATTCCGCCCACCGCGCAACGATCACATAGGCGTTGCGCGGGGCCCAGGGAATCACTCCACCGCGAATCCGACATACCGCCCGTAGTTGTAGCCCGAGGGATCGACAATCAGGGTGCGGCGGCCTGGTGCGTTTACTGCCATCACCTTGCGTAGCTGGCCGACGTTTAGGTAAGTACGACCAGGCAACGAGCTGCGATCCGCCAAGAGGCAGTTGTTGTCGTACTCGGCTTCGGTGAATTCGCGGATCTCGATGACTATGATGGTTCGCCCACCTGCAGGCGATTCAGACCGGCCGCCCGCCAGTCGTCAGAGTTACTCGAACACCGAAGAATACACCATTTAATATCAAACACTTGCGTGACTCAGCTCTACTAGCAGGCGTAAAGCAGCCAAGCTTTGTCGTGGATGATGGTTAGGTTTACTATGCTGTATTGGAAGTACCGTCGAATTTTCATGATGTCGTTGACCTAACTGAGTTTTGACATAATGGCGACAAAATTTACCCCTCGATTAATCGAACTTACCTACGAGGCCGCCTTGAAGTCCTATTGGCGGAAAGAGTCTCTGCGCAAGTTCTTGCGCGCCTCTAACGTTTCGGAGGCAATCATTAGTGCTTGGAACTCCGACGAAAGCAAACGGGATTTTCTGGATAGAATATTCCAGAAGCATCAGATCACTGACAGTGGCAAGACCGTGATATACGGAATGGCTCAGTCTTTGTCCGAGCAAGCGACGTTTCCTGACCTTCGTAATTGGGAAGATTCTGCGCAAAAAATCTCCGAAGCAACAAAAGCTGTTGCTGAGCTAAAGTCATATCTCAAAGCACAGGATGAAGAAATCCGATCAGAACGGGAACGAGAACAAGCAAAGGCCAAAGCGCAAGAAGAGCGACAGACAATCCAGCGAACTTTGACAGATAAAGCCAAGCTACAACAGCGTCTTGAATCACTGCACTTGAAAGTGGGCACTCAACAAGGCGGGTATGAATTTCAGGACTGGTTCTTCGATCTACTTGAATTTTGCGAAATTCAAAACCGTCGGCCATACGTAAGTGCTGGCCGGCAAATCGATGGTTCGCTTACACATGACGGTACAACCTATTTAATTGAATTAAAATTCACTGGTAGCCAATCCAGTGCTACGGATATTGATTCTATTCGAGCAAAGGTAGATGATAAGGCAGACAACACAATGGGGATTATATTGTCTATATCGGGCTTCTCTAGTGTCGCCATCGCTCAAGCCTCTGGTCGTAAGACAACGTTATTACTGTTTGATGCTATGCATTTATACCTTTTCTTATCCGGCACTCTATCTTTTGGCGAAATTATTTCCCGCATCCGCCGCCATGTATCACAGACTGGTGAGGCATATCTTCCTGTAGCAAATTTTAGCGGTTAAACTATGAGTTTCACTGCGCAGCAATTTCGCGACCAAAGTTGGGCTTTTCCGCTGGATGTGCAGGCAAAGCCGGATAAAAATTGCAAAGCCAGGAGCGAAAAATGCGTGATTTGAAACTCCCCGCACTCTATAAAGGTCATCCGCTTTTCACTTTAGAGGAAGACTTCGACGAGGCGCGTGAAATACGACGAATGTCTGGGCGAATAATTTCAGCCACCTCAGCAATTGATCAAGTAATTGCTGGGATAATTGCAGACACGATTTTTCGGGAAGTCAAAGAGTATCGAGAGCTTGTCTTTGGCTCCGTATTAAGCTCCGATTGGTGCTCACTTGCCGCCAAACGAAAGCTTTTATCCATCGCTGTCGAGCAGTTTGACCTCCTCTCTGGCTCCAAAAAGGGTGAGCTTGAGAAGAGCCTCAAGAAGGTAACGCAGTATCGGAACGCCTTTGCTCATGGCACATTGGGCCACAATGTTACCGTGCAGGAGCTTCACTATTTTGAGGGCTCACCGCGTAGAGACATACTGGATGAACCATATTTTGACGAACTGGAGAGGCACTTTCTAACGGCATGGACACTCTTAGGAGAAGTTCAGCTGTCAATCAAGGCTACCGCCTAGCCCTGCCTTTAGACAGGCCGGCATTCGGTTGGGAAAGGGTTTTTCACATTGCAGCCATCGAAGGTGCCGAAGACGGAAACGAAAAAACCCGCGCAGCGTTAACCGAGCGGGCTTAGGCGTGATTTCCTTCGGAAAGTAGCAATACTATACCTGATGTGTACGAACTAAGATAGTAAATTTTGCGTGTCTTGATGATATGCTAGTTAACGTCTTTCTAATTCATGCCTTGAACCAGCATGCTCCATCCTTTCGCAGGACTCCTTAAAAGCCGCCAAGTACGCATCGCTAAATATTTCGCCATACTCTGTACCTTGTGTAAATGCGCTTGCGATTTTATATCTACAAATCTCTCCATCAAAAGATTGAGTGGTGGCTAGTTTCCCAATCTCAGCCCCTACCATTTTTAAGGCATCTCTTTGCTCTTGATGCGTCATATTTTCAGCCCCTACGTCGATCTCAATAACCATGAAGAAAATTCTAATTGCACGCGATACCAAATGCACCGGAATATTCAAAATCGCGAGTAAAAGAGAAGCTGTTAAATAATATCTGGCACGCGTTTGTATATCTTTATGAAATTTAACCCTTAAAAACCAGAAAGCCCAGACCGCAGCGATACTTTCTTCCTCTGACTTTTCATCATTCAATATTTCAGCTAGAACTGTGCCCATTTGAATAGTTAAATTCAGCGGGGACTTCCCCATGTTCCATATGGCTCTCGCCAAGATCGTAAATGGTAAATGGTTATGAAATTTATCCAGTCTTTTCGCTGCATTTTCCGCCCTCTTTTCTTCCACAGCTCCACTGAGTGAGGCGATAAGATATCTTGGAGCGACTGTAATCTCTACATTCCACGATATTAATTTACCCAAGTGCGAGGCTACTTCCATTGGCGTTAGCCGATCCTGACAATCTGCGAGCAGTAGAAATTCAACAGTATTTAAAGATATCAATCCAGGACACTCGGAATTTATCCAGTCCCTTGCAACACCGTCATCCGTATATACAATCCACCGGCCGGATGCAGCCAGATCCAAATAATCTGAAAATATATCTCCCGTGATCGACTCTGCAGATTTTTTACTTCCTCCGGGTTGATCTATTCGCAGCAAGTTGGCATTAATCTCCACCAATATTGCGTTGGCAGCGATATTGATCTCCTTATTAAGAAAAGGGCTACATGCATTTCGACTAATGTAGTTAATTATGCATTTAGGAATTGCAATTCGTGGAAACATCAAAAATAGAAGATGAAATAGCCCCAAATCAACCAGCACTAAAAGTGCAGTTAGATCTAGAAGCGGGATTTCACATAAATCACGCTCGCTAACCTTTTTGCTTTCCAATGATGCCGATATCAGATGATACTGCTTTTCTTCCGGTTTCGAACGCTTGGCCGCCGCCCAAAGGGTAAAACAGTCGTGAATGTAAGAGAAAACATAATTTGGCCTTGTGATGAATGGAATTAAAAAATCACCACTTTTTGCGTGCGCCTCTCTCTCTTTATATTGTTTTAATCGCTGCTGAAAGTAGTTGGTTCGCACCATACCCTCCCCAGTAGATGGTGTATCTACAGTGCAAACCTCTCCTCCCGTTACTCTCATCACTCTCAATATATTTGAATTTGGCCATTTCTCACAAAAATTCTGTATCCTTTCCGAAATATCTCGAGCTTCTTCGCTCGGCAACCCATCAACACTTAGTGCGATGTTCATATGCAAATTTATGTACAAACCTTCTTCTGCTTCATTATCTTGCTTTACAAGGCGCCCAATTTCCTGAACAACTGTAAATGCCCTCTCATATAATCCTTGGTGTGCAAGAATTAAAACTTTCATCCGTAAAAAATCTACACGCTCCGCTCTATCTTTCACTATCGCAAGCAATTTCT contains the following coding sequences:
- a CDS encoding PCRF domain-containing protein produces the protein MKSYWRKESLRKFLRASNVSEAIISAWNSDESKRDFLDRIFQKHQITDSGKTVIYGMAQSLSEQATFPDLRNWEDSAQKISEATKAVAELKSYLKAQDEEIRSEREREQAKAKAQEERQTIQRTLTDKAKLQQRLESLHLKVGTQQGGYEFQDWFFDLLEFCEIQNRRPYVSAGRQIDGSLTHDGTTYLIELKFTGSQSSATDIDSIRAKVDDKADNTMGIILSISGFSSVAIAQASGRKTTLLLFDAMHLYLFLSGTLSFGEIISRIRRHVSQTGEAYLPVANFSG